The Kitasatospora albolonga nucleotide sequence CGACGATGTGCACCAGGGGGACGGGCAGCTCCGCACGTATCCGGTCGAGCCATACGTGGGCCGTGTTGCAGGGGACGGCCAGGACTTCGGCGCCCCACCCGGCCAGGGTCAGGAGGCCGTCGTGGAGCAGGGCCAGGGGAGCGTCGTCACCGCTGAGCAGGGCCTCCGTCCGGTCGGGTATCGACGGGTCGGAGAGCAGCAGGATTCTGGGGTGCTCCTGGTCGGTGGCGGCCGGGGCGCGGGCCGCCAGGAGCCGCAGGAACTCCGCCGTCGCGGCGGGCCCCATGCCACCGAGGACGCCGAGTGACAGGGGGCGGCCGGTCATGCCCCGTCGCCCTGGGTCCGCCCCGCCGCCAGCCGCGCGGCGACCCGCTCCGGGACGCCCGCCGCCCGCAGCCCGGTACGCAGCGGCTCCGCGGCCCACCAGTCGAGCACCAGCCGTCCGCCACGGACGCTGCCGGTGACGACGACCCCCTCGGGCAGGCCGCCGAGGGGCCGGGTGAAGGTGTCCTCGGCCCCCGGCGCGAGGGCCCACAGCGTCCCGGGCGCCAGCAACTCGGCGGAGAGGTCACCGAAGTGCTCGTAGCGGTGCGGGGGGTGCGACCGCCGGTCATGGGCTGCGGGCGGCGGTGGCGGTACGGGCTCCGGGGCGGTTGGTGCGGTTTCCGAGCCGGCCGGTGTGGTCTCCGGGGCGGTGGGTGCGGTCTCCCGGTCCGTCGGTACGGGCTCCGGATCGGTCGTTACGGGCCCCGAGCCCGCCGCCCCGGTCTCCCGGTCCGTCGGTACGGGCTCCGGACCGGTCGTTACGGGCTCCGGGCCCGCCGCCCCGGCCCCCGAGCCGCCCCGTACCGTCTCCGGCGCGGTGAGCGGGCCCACCGTCCGGTCCTCGCCGCTTCGGGCGGTGTGGTCCAGCAGTTCCAGCGGCTGCCCCGCCCCGTCGAACAGGCGGGTCAGTTCCCGCTGGATCGCCGTCGCGGCGGCCCGGGCCGGGACCGTGGCGTCGCAGTGCACCCGGAGGGGCTCGCCCAGCGGTTCGCGGCTGGTGCGCGGCTCTCCGGGACTGGTGGCCGCCGCTTCCTGAGAGGCGGAGGCCGGGGCCGGATCGTGCGGGGGGAGCCGGTCCAGGAAGGACCCGGCAGGGGGCAGGGCGACCGCTTCGCCCGCCTGGAGCTGCCGTACCGCCTCGGACAGGTCCTCCAGCAGCACTCTCCAGGACCGGGTGTCGGCGACCAGTCCGTGCACCACGACCAGCAGGCCCGAGGGCCGGGGGCGGCGGTCGAGCACGGCGATCCGCAAGGGGCGTCCGCCGACGGGGTCCGTACCGGCGCGCATCCGGTCCACGGCCTTCCCCAGCAGCCGCGCTTCGTCCGCCGGGTCCCGGCCGGTGAGGTCCAGCACGCCGACCGGGACGGCACCGGCGATTCCGCCCCTGCGCTGGGACCACCGGCCCTCGCTCTCCGCGAAGCGGAGGCGCAGCGCGTCGTGGTGCTGGAGCAGCCGCAGCACCGCTCTGCGGACGGCGGCGGGGTCGAGGACGCCGGGTGCCACCAGCGGCAGGGCGCGGGCGTGGCCCTTCAACTCCTCGGTGTGCTGCCGGAGAAGGCGCTGCTGGACGGCGAGCAGCGGGCCGTCGGCCGGTGGCACCCCACCCGCCTCGGGCGCGCGGGACGCCGACGGCCCGACGGTGCGCAGGGCGAGCAGCGCGCGCCGGTCCACCCGGCCCGCGGTGCGCGGGATACGGGGCACCGGGACCCAGGTCGCGGGCAGCAGGGATTCCGGGAGCACCCCGGCGACGGCCCCGGGCAGCTCCTGTGCGGCCGTGCCGGGTGCGGGGACGTAGTAGGCCGTCATACGGGCGCCGAGCCTGCGCAGGTCGGCCGGGTCCGGGTAGCCGATCCTGGCGAGCATCCGCCTGACCCGCTCGGTGTCCACCGGAACCCGTAACTCCTCGTCCGCCTCGGCCCGGTCGAGATGCCCGAGCCTGACCTCCCACCGCGTGGGCGCCTCGTAGTTGTGGTAGCCCCGCTCGGCGGCGTGCACATAGACGCCCACGTCGTTGATCATGCAGTTGGAGCTGCAGAAACCGGTGTCGGTCGGCTGCGCCCACAGGGACGAGCGCTGCCGCAGATAGGCGCGGATGCCCTCCTTGGTCACCTCCGAGTAGCGGAAGAAGTCCACGACGTCCACGGAGTCCACGGCGGCGCCGAGGTCACCGGACGCCTGGTGGTAGACGCGGCGGCCGACCCGTAACTTCTCCTCGATCTCCGCCACGTCGTAGACGCCGTGCTCATGGAACCAGGACAGCCGCTCGTCCATGATCTGGCCCCGGGAGAGACCGGTGACGATGCTCGGGATGCCGCGCTCGTGCGCCAGCGTCGTGCTCAGGTCGAGCAGGGAGCGGAAGCAGCCGTTGCAGACGCTCTTGTGCTCCTGGAGCGAGCGGAGGAACACCGTGCGCTGGTCGGCCCGGGTGGCGGTGACGTGCTCGATGCCCAGCTCCGACGTGACGTCCTCGACGTTGCGCAGGGCCGTGCGGGAGATGAAGCCGTTGTCGAAGGTGAAGGTCATCACCCGCAGCCCCAGTTCCACCAGCCGGTACAGCACATAGGTGCTGTCCTTGCCGCCGCTGAACAGCAGCAGGCAGTCGATGTCCGACCCGCGGGCCCGGGCCGCCCCGCGCAGCCGGGGAGCCAGCTCCTCCGGCTGCCGGAAGTACACCTGTATCTCCTCCCGGTGGGCGTCGAGACGGGCGCACAGCGAGCAGACGCCCCCGGTGTCGAAGGCCAGCCCGGGGAACGCGTCGCCGATGCCGCAGTTCACGCAGCGGAGCTCCGCCGGGGCCGGGCCGTCCGGGTCCTCGGCGCCGTGGAGCACCACCGCGCAGTCGGTGGCGTGCGGCTGCTGGCGTACGGCTTCCTCCACCTGCCGCGTGACCAGGCGGGCCCGGTCGGCGTCGAGGGCGCTGTCGCGTGTGTCGGAGCCCATGTCAGTCCTTCAGCAGGTCGTCGGATGCGGTGTCGAGCAGTGCTTCCTCGACGACGCCGGCCAGCGCCTCGATGGTCGGGTTGCGCAGGAACGTCAGGAGCGGGAGTGAGACGCCGAACTCCTCCTCGATGCGGGAGAGCACGCTGATGACGGCGAGGGAACCACCGCCCGACTGCTGGAAGGTGCGGCGCACATCGACGGCGGGGGCCGGGAGGACCGCGGACCAGATGTCGGCGACGGCCCGCTCGGTGGCGTTGCGCGGGCCGACGGTGTGCTCGTCCGGTGCCGCCGCCGGGGCGGGCGGCCGGAGCGCCGCCCGGTCGATCTTGCCGCTGATGGTGCGGGGGATGCCGTCCGTGGCCACGATCCCCACCGGGACGGCCGCCGCCGGGAGCCGCTCGGCCAGACGGGCGCGTACGGCGTCGGTGTCGACGCCCACGGCGGGCTCGACGAACGCGTGCAGCAGGGGCGGGCCGTCCCCCGGCTCGCCGAGCACCACCGCGGCCTCGGTGACACCGGGGCACTCGCGCAGGGCGCTCTCCACCTCCTCCAGCTCCACGCGGACCCCGCCGACCTTCACCTGGTGGTCCCTGCGCCCCAGGAACTCCAGGGCCCCGTCGGGCAGGAGCCGCCCGAAGTCCCCGGTGCGGTACAGGAGTCCGTCCGCGCCCTCCCGCAGCCGGTCGGGTACGAAGGCGCGTGCCGTGGCCTCCGGCTGCCGGTGGTACCTGAGGGCGAGGTGCGGGGTCCGCAGGTGGATCTCCCCGACGTGGCCGTCGGGGACCGGGGCGCCGCCCTCGTCGAGGAGCAGCACCTCGGTCTCCGGCAGGGGGCGTCCGACGGGGACCGAGGCACGGTCGGTGTCGGACCGGGTGACGACGTGGAAGGTCTTCGTCATCGTCGCCTCCGTGGGTCCGTACAGGTTGAGCAGGGTGACGCGGTCCCCGAAGCGGTCGAACCAGCGGGCGGCGTCCGCCGGGGGCAGCCGCTCGCCGGAGAGCGCCACGCACCGCAGCGACGCGAAGCCGAGCCCGCCGGTGACGGCGGCCGTGAGCAGCGGCCGGAAGACGGAGGGCACGCAGTGGATCAGCGTGATCCGCTCCCGGTCGATCCACCGTGCCAGCGCGGACGGGTCGGAGCGGATGCCGGCCGGGGGCGCGCACAGGGTGCCGCCCACGCTCAGCGGGAGGAGGACATCGCGCAGTACGGCGTCGAAGCCGGGGGAGACGAGCTGGCCCACGCGCCAGTCGGGACCGGCGCCGAGCAGTCCGGCCTGCCAGCGGATGTAGTGGTCGAGGCTGCTGAGCCGCCCGAGTATGCCCTTGGGGCGGCCGGTGGAGCCGGAGGTGTGGAACAGGTGGCTGGGGTCGTCGGGCGCGGCGGTGCGGGCCGGGTAGCTGTCCCGGGCGGCGCTCTTGGCGGCGCCGAGGCCGACCCGTACGGTGTCCGGCGCGGCGTCGAGCGGCCCGTCAGCCCGGCGGTCGCCGTCGGCACCGACGAGGGCGTGGGTGGGCCGGGCGTCCGCGAGCACCGCCGCCAGCCGCAGGGGCGGCGCGGACAGGTCCAGCGGTGCCAGGACGGCACCGAGACGCAGTACGCCCACCATCGCGGCGGCGAGTTCCGCCCGGTCGTCGGTGAGCACCGCGACGACCGAACCGGCCCCGGCGCCCGCCCGGTGCAGTGCGGCGGCGACACCGTCGGCCAGGCCGTCCAGTTCGGCGTAGCTGAGGCGGGAGTCCGGGGTCTCCACCGCGACGCGGTCGGGGAAGAGCTCGATCGTGCGCCCCACGATCGAGGGGATCGCTTCGAAAGCCATGGCTGGTCCTAGTCTGCGGGGGAGGGGGCGGGGGCGGGGGAGGGGGCCGGGGGTCACACGTGCCCGGGAAGGGAGAACGTGTCGAGGAGGATGCCGAAGGTGAGGACGACGAGCAGGAGGTCGTCGTCGAGGTGCGGGTGGAGGTCGAACCCGTCGCCCAGGTAGCGCGCTCTGAGGTGTTCCACCACGGCCGGGTCGAAGTAGCCCTGCCGGGCGATCCGCGCGGGTGACAGCAGGTCGTTGACCCACTCGGTGTTCTGCCGGAGCAGGCCGGGGCTGCCCGGGGCGCGGAAGCCGTACTTCTCCCGGTGGGCGATCTCCGGCGGTACGAGCCCCTGGGCGGCCTGCCGGACGATCAGCTTCTCGCCCCCGGGACCGACCTTGAGCCGGGTGGGCACGGTGAGGGCGAAGTCGAGCACCCGGCGGTCGAGGAAGGGGTACCGGGCCTCCACCGAGTGCGCGAGGGCCATCCGGTCCCCGTGGTCGGTCAGCAGATGGTCGGAGAGCCGCAGGGTGAAGTCCAGGTAGGAGCGCTGGTGCAGCCGCGGCCTGCCGATGATCCGCGCCCTGTCCACCACCGGGTGCGCCAGACAGTCGAACTCGTGGTGCGCCGACCGGAGTCCGGGCGCGTACAGCTCGCGGACCCGGCCGCGCCAGGCGTGGTGGCGGCGCTCGTAGAACAGGTCGCGGTCGCCCCAGAGCCGGGCGCGCAGATCCTCCTCCAGGGCGTCGAGCAGCGGGTCCCCGGAACGGTCCCGTCCGCGTCCGCCCGCGTCGAACCGGTACCCGAGGTAGCCGCCGAACAGCTCGTCGGCGCCCTCACCGCTCAGGACCGCCTTGACGCCGTGGGCGCGGGCGAGCGCGGACAGCGCCATGGAGCAGGTGTTGTAGGTCTCCTTCACGGGGCACTCGCTGTGCGCGACCATGCGCTCCAGCCCGTCCATGAGGTCGCGTTCGGTGAAGGGCGCCTCGTGGTGCCGGGAGCCGATCTTCGCCGCCGCCAGGCGCTGGTACCGCGACTCGTCCACCGGGCTCCCGGGGAAGGTGACCGAGAAGGAGTGCGGACGCGGCGCCGACCTGGCCGCGAGCGCGCCGATCAGGGACGAGTCGAGCCCGCCGCTGAGGTAGAAGCCCACGTCGACATCGGCCTGCATCCGGCGGTGCACGGCGTCGGCGAGCAACTCCCGCAGGCGTTCGGCGTAGTACTGGTCCGGTTCGTGCTGTTCGTCGGTACGGGGGTAGTCCAGGTCCCAGTAGCGGCTCTCCCGGACGCCGTCCTCGTCCACCACCAGACAGCACCCGTTCCGCAGGCTGCTGACGCCCCGGAACATCGTGCGCGGGCTGACCAGGCCGGGAAAGGTGAGGACCTGGTCGAGCCCGGTCAGATCCACCTCTCTCGGCACCCCGGGGTGGTGGAGCAGGGCCTTGATCTCCGAGCCGAAGACGAGATGCCGGCCGGTGTCCGCGTAGTAGAGCGGGGCGATCCCGGCATGGTCGCGGGCGAGCAGGAGCCGACGCGCCCCCCGGTCGTGGATGGCGAGGGCGAACTGTCCGTTGACCCGGTCCAGCAGCCCCGCCCCCTCGTCCTCGTAGAGGTGGACCAGCACTTCCACATCGCAGGACGTACGGAAACGGTGTCCGCGCGACTCCAGTTCGGCGCGCAGTTCCCGGTGGTTGAAGATCTCCCCGTTGCACACCATGGCGACATCGCCGTCCTCGCTGTACATCGGCTGCGCGCCGCCGTCGAGGTCGACGATGCTCAGCCTGCGGAAACCCAGCGCCGCACCGTCGCGGATCACGCTGCCCGCCGCGTCGGGGCCCCGGTGCACCAGGGCCGCCGTCATACGGTCGAGCACCGCGGCGTCCGTGGCCGGTCCGTTCCCCAGGGCCATCGACCCGGCGATTCCGCACATCGGGGCTTCTCCTCTTCAGACGGCGGGTTCGAGGGGCAGGGAGCGCAGGGCGTCCCGCAGGGCGGGCCCGATCACGGCGAGCGCGTCGGGGCGCATCATGCGCAGATGCTCACCGGCCACCGGGACGGTCCGGATCTCCCCGGTGACGTACGGGCGCCACAGCTCCGCCGCCCCCGCGCCCCGGCCGTCGGGCGAGGACTCGAAGAGCAGCAGCGAACCGTCGAACACCCCTGTCCCCGCGCCGGGTCCGTCGAGCAGACGCATCGTGTTCTCCGTGACGGCCAGCAGCGCGTCGATCAGCTCCCCCGCCAGCCCGGCGGGCGGGTCCCCGCCGTCGAAGGCCACGGCGCGCACGTCCGGCGGCGGTCCGGCGGCGGCCTCCCGGGGCCCGTCGGCGGGCCAGGCGTCGATGGCGGCCAGCAGCGCCACCTCGTGCCCCGCCTCACGCAGCCGTACGGCGACGGCGTGCGCGGCGGTGCCGCCGAAGGACCAGCCGGTCAGCAGGTACGGCCCCTTCGGCTGGCCGTCGGTGATGAGGGCGCAGTAGTCGGACACGAGCGCGTCGAAGCTCTCCGCGAGCCCGCCCCGCCCGTCGAGACCACGGGCCTGGACGGCGTACACCGGATGCTCCGCCGGTACGTGGGGGAGCAGCCCGGTGTAGCTCCACCCCAGCCCGCTGCCGGGGTGGAGGCACCACAGCGGGCTGCCGCCGCCCCCGGCGCGCAGCCGTACCAGCGGGTCGAGCGGTCCGCGCGCACTCGGCTGCTCCCGCAGGAGTCCGGCCACCGTCGGCTCCAGGAAGACCTGCTGCATCGATACGTCGACACCGGCGGCCTGCCGGGCCGCGCCGATCAGCCGGGGCACCAGGAGGGAGTGGCCGCCCAGTTCGAAGAAGTTGTCCTCGACGCCGACCTCCCGCACCCCCAGCACCTCGGCGAAGACCCCGCACAGCGCCGTCTCGGCGGGAGTGCGCGGGGCGCGGCGGTGCCCGGCGGGCGGGGCGCCGGACTCCGGCAGCGGGAGCGCGGCCCGGTCGAGTTTGCCGTTGCCGGTGAGCGGCAGCCGGCCGACCGCCAGGACGGCGGAGGGCACCATGGCCGAGGGCAGGCGCCGGGCCAGGGACGTACGCAGACCGGCGAGGTCCAGTTCCTCGGGCGGGCCCTCCTCGGGGACGACGTACCCGATGATCCGGCGGTCGCCGGGGGCGGCCTCGTGCACCAGCGCCGCACTCCGCGCGACCCGGGGGTGGGCCAGCAACGCGGCCTCGACCTCGCCGAGTTCGATCCGGTGCCCCCTGATCTTGACCTGGCCGTCCGCCCGCCCGGTGAACTCCAGCCCGCCCGTCGGCAGCAGCCGCACCAGATCGCCCGTCCGGTACATACGCGACCCGGCCGGCCCGTACGGGTCCGCCACGAAGCGCTCCGACGTCGGGCCGGGCCGCCCCAGATACCCGCGGGCGACCCCGGTGCCCGCGACGTACAGCTCACCCACCACCCCCCGGGGAACGGGACCGAGCGCGGAGTCCAGCACATACAGCCGGGCACCGGGACACGGCCCGCCGATCGGCACGGGCCCGGCGGGGACCGGCACCCCGAGGGGAAGCCGGGCCTCGGCGCAGTTGACGGTCGCCTCGGTCGGTCCGTAACTGTTGAAGATCACCGCGTCCGGGTGCCGCTCCCGCCAGCGCTCCATGGCCTCGCCCCGCAGGGGCTCCCCGCCGACGAGGAGGCACGCGGTGGGGGAGAGGTCGTACGGCAGTGACTCCAGCAGATCCAGATGGCTGGGGGTGATCTCCAGCAGCGCGGGGCGGGGCGTCCTGCTGTGGTCCGGGGCGGTCAGGTCGGTGAGGTGCAGACAGCCACCGCTGACCAGGGGGAGGTAGACGGCGGAGACGGTCAGGTCGAAGGAGACCGAGGAATGGATCAGGCTGATGCCCGACACCCCCGGGTAGGTGACCCGGCCCCGGCGCAGATAGGCGCCGAGCGCACCGTGCTCCACGACGACCCCCTTGGGGCGGCCGGTGGAGCCGGAGGTGTGGATCACGTAGGCGGGGTGGCCGGGGAGCAGCGGCCGGACACGGTCGGCGTCGGTCAGGTTCGCGGCGTCCGGGTCGGGGTCGGTCATGGCTGTGGCTGTGGCTGTGGGGTCGGTGGCGGTCGGGACGGTGCCGTTCGGGGCGGTCGGGACCGCGCCAGTCGGGTCGGCTTGGGCCGTGTCAGGAGCGGTCGTTCGCGAAGTGGCTGTTCCCGGAGCGGCCGGGTCCGGTACGGCAGCGTCCGGTGAGGCCGGGGCCGTACCCGGGGCGCCGAGCCGGTGGAGGTCGGCCGGGGTGAGCAGGGGGACACCCGTCATGCCGATCCGCCCGGCGAGTCCGGCGTCCCCGATCAGCAGCCGGGGTGCGGCCTCCTCCAGCACCGAGGCGATCCGCGCGGGCGGCAGATCGGTGTCCACCGGGACGTAGGCGGCACCGGCCTTGAGCACCGCGAGCATCGCCGCGAAGGCGTCCACGGACCGTGGCAGCACGACGGCGACCAGATCCTCCGGCCCGACCCCCCGCCCGGCCAGCGCACGGGCCAGCCGGTTCGTCCGCCGGTTCAGCTCCCCGTAGTCCAGGGCCGTACTGCCCTCCACCACGGCGGGCGCGTCCGGCGTGCGGGCGGCCTGCTCCTCGAAGAGGCCGGGCATCATGGCGGCGCCGTCCCCCGGCGGCACCGGGGCGCCGGTACCCCAGGCGAGCAGCTCCGCCCGCTCGTCCGGCGTGAGCAGGGGGAGGCGGCTGATCCGCAGGTCGGGGTCGGCCGCCGCGGCCTCCAGCAGCCGGGTCCACCAGGTGACAAACCCGGCGGCGGCCGGGGCGTCGAACAGGTCGAGGGCGTAGTCCAGGCTGCCGTACAGGCCCGCCGGGGCGGACTCCGTGCCCGGTGCCCGCTCCCGCAGGTGCAGGGACAGGTCGAACTTGGCGCTGCCGCTGTCCACCGGCTCCTCGACGGCGGTCAGACCGGGCAGCCGCAGGGTCTGCTCGGGCCCGTCCTCCAGGACCAGCATCACCTGGAACAGCGGGTTCCAGGCGGCGGACCGCTCGGGGCGGAGCACCTCCACGAGCCGTTCGAACGGCAGGTCCTGGTGGGCGTAGGCGTCCAGGTCCACTTCGCGTACGCGCCCGAGGAGTTCGCGGAAGGTCGGATCGCCGCCCGCGTCGGTACGGAGCACCAGCGTGTTGACGCACATGCCGATGAGGCCGTCCAGCGCCTCGTCGGTCCGTCCGGCGACCGCCGTGCCGACGGGGATGTCACCGCCCGCGCCCAGCCGGGTCAGCAGGGCGACCACCCCGGCCTGGAGGACCATGAACAGGCTCGCCTTCTCCTGCCGGGCCAGCGCCAGCAGGCGGCGGTGGGCGTCCGGAGGGAGCGAGACCGGTGCCGTACCGCCCCGATGGGAGGCCACGGGCGGCCGGGGCCGGTCGGCGGGGAGGGCCAGACAGTCCGGGAGACCGTCCAACTGGCGCTTCCAGTAGGCGAGTTGCTCTCCGGCCAGACTGTTCGGGTCGTCCTCCGCGGCCAGGAGCTCGTTCTGCCACAGCGTGTAGTCGGCGTACTGCACCGGCAGCGGGTCCCAGTGCGGTGCGCGGCCCGCCCGCCGGGCCGTGTAGGCGGCGGCCAGCTCGTCCAGCAACGGAGCGAGCGACCAGCCGTCCGCGGCGATGTGGTGCAGCAGGACGAGCAGCACGTGCTCCCGTTCGCCCAGCCGGAACAGGTGCGCGCGCAACGGGAGTTCCGCGGTGAGATCGAAGACGTGCCCGGCCGCCGCGCGCAGCGCCTCGCGGAGCTCCGCCTCGCCGGTCACGGCCACCGGCAGCGGCGGCCGGGCGGATTCCGCGTCGAGCACCACCTGATGGGGCGTGCCGTCGGCCTCGGGGAAGACGGTACGGAGGCTCTCGTGGCGCTCCACCACATCGGCGACCGCCTCGCGGAGCGCCCGGCCGTCCAGCTCCCCGTGCAGGCGGTACGCCAGCGGAATACGGTAACCGG carries:
- a CDS encoding asparagine synthase (glutamine-hydrolyzing); protein product: MCGIAGSMALGNGPATDAAVLDRMTAALVHRGPDAAGSVIRDGAALGFRRLSIVDLDGGAQPMYSEDGDVAMVCNGEIFNHRELRAELESRGHRFRTSCDVEVLVHLYEDEGAGLLDRVNGQFALAIHDRGARRLLLARDHAGIAPLYYADTGRHLVFGSEIKALLHHPGVPREVDLTGLDQVLTFPGLVSPRTMFRGVSSLRNGCCLVVDEDGVRESRYWDLDYPRTDEQHEPDQYYAERLRELLADAVHRRMQADVDVGFYLSGGLDSSLIGALAARSAPRPHSFSVTFPGSPVDESRYQRLAAAKIGSRHHEAPFTERDLMDGLERMVAHSECPVKETYNTCSMALSALARAHGVKAVLSGEGADELFGGYLGYRFDAGGRGRDRSGDPLLDALEEDLRARLWGDRDLFYERRHHAWRGRVRELYAPGLRSAHHEFDCLAHPVVDRARIIGRPRLHQRSYLDFTLRLSDHLLTDHGDRMALAHSVEARYPFLDRRVLDFALTVPTRLKVGPGGEKLIVRQAAQGLVPPEIAHREKYGFRAPGSPGLLRQNTEWVNDLLSPARIARQGYFDPAVVEHLRARYLGDGFDLHPHLDDDLLLVVLTFGILLDTFSLPGHV